GAGTTGGATACGGACAAACTGACTCCGTTGTTGCGGTTGAGATATCACGATTCTCTCTCCGATGCGGTGGCGGATCTAGGGAAACCTGAGGAGATAGGGATGGCGTTTAGCGGGTTTCAGAGGTATTTGTATCAGCCCGTCGCAGTTGCTTGAAATAAGGGCATGAGAATGGGCGCAATCATAGAAACAAACGGCAAAGCCAAAACGCTGTGAGCCGCCTCACGCGGCGACCTTGTTGACGGTCAGTTCGCCCCCGGAGATGCTCTCGACAGTCGGCGTACCTGAAGGATCCTCGGCCAGCACGAACGTCACGGCGGCGATCTTGGCGATTAGTTCGAGCCCTCTCCAGCGCAAGGATGCACCAGGTTCCAGCGTGATCTGTGTTCCGACGATACCTGGAATAGCCCGTGCGGCAATGTCCTCAGTCGAACTTACTGAGATAAAAAGGCGAGTGCTGGCACCCAATTCGATCAGCTCCCCCTCCGTTCGGATGACGTGCAGCCGAAGCTGAGCGCTCTTGATGCCAAGAGATAGAAGCTTTCCAGGCGTCCCCTTTTCGGGCGTGATATCGGCATCCGCAAAGAGCCGCTGAGTCTGGTCAAGCACTACGAGCAATCCCCATTGAAGCGGACCCACCAGGAGTGCACTCACTGAGGCTTGCCCGCGGAGCTCAGCTTTTGTGGTTGTGACGGTACCGACTCGGTTCAGGTGAGTGAACTTATAGGGCGCCGCAACCAGAGAAACAACCGCGGCGGCTCCGCCGCTTTCATCCACCCGCTTAACTTCTTGTTCCCAGTATTGCACCTCTACATCGCTTACAATGCCGCCACTGAGCCCGCCTACGGTGACATTTGAGAGGTCAAGGTTGGTCATCCTAACATTGGCTCCATCCAATGTAACGCAGCGCCATGAGGTGCTCCACTGCGGCTCCGGAACGATTCGGACTTTATGTCTGCGTCCAGACCATGGAGCCATCGCTTGCTCTAGTTCATGAAAATCTTTCAGTGACAGCGCGACCGTGTTGCTGTCGGTGGGCTTTGCCCATTCTTCCTCGGGCAGAGTCCGCCATTCGGACAGATATGCCCCAGCTTCGAGTGCTTTGATCACGGCACCAGGAACAAGTGCTGATTGCTGACATTCGCTGGTCGCAGGATTCAGTAAAGCGATCAAAACAAATGGCCCGACGATGGTGCTAAAGGCGGCAATAATTCCAGGAACCCCAGCCGTGCTCTTGTGTTTCATGGTGATACCTCCCACGAGCGGACTCTGATTTATCAGGGGAAGGATAGGAATTTCCTTTTTCCACGTTAGCGTAACACATTAATATCCATCTTGTTAGCCTGCCAGCCAGATCTCCTTTTGCCGATTTTCGATGGTGCGGAGTTTTCGCCATGCCTCTCGGCAACAGGGTGTGATGTGTTGAGCTCGTAGCGAGTTGACCCCCGCCCCGCGCCCCGGTTAAGATAGTCCCAGCACTCATCAATTCCGAAGGAGCCCTGCATGTCGAAGTATCGCATCGCCATCCTCCCCGGCGACGGGGTGGGCAAGGAAGTCGTCGAGGCGACGCTGATCGTCCTCAATAAGCTTGGTGTGGACGCCGATTATGTTTATGGCGACATCGGCTGGGAATTCTGGTGCCGCGAAGGCAACGCCCTCCCCGAGCGCACTACCAAGATGCTCAAGGAGACCGACGCCTGCCTGTTCGGGGCCATCACCTCCAAGCCCAACGCGGACGCCTTGGCCGAGCTCGATCCCGTCCTCCGCGGCAAGGGTCTGTCCTATTTCAGCCCGATCGTCCGTCTGCGGCAGGAGTTCGATCTTTATTCGAATTTGAGGCCGTGCAAGGCCTATCCCGGCAACCCCCTTAACTTCCGTGACGGCATCGACATGGTCATCTTCCGTGAGAACACCGAGGGGATGTATGCCGGGGTCGAGTTCTTCCCCCTGCCCGTGGCCGTCCGCGACGCCCTGGCCGTCCACCCCAAGATGAAGCCGTTCCTAAACGTGCCCCTTGATCAGATCGCCCTCTCAACCCGGATCATGACCCGCAAGGGCTGCGAGCGGATCTGCCGGGCCGCCTTCGACTTCGCCCGTCAGGCCAAGCGCCGCTCGGTGACCTGTGTGGAAAAGCCCAACGTCCTGCGCGAGACGGGCGGCCTGATGCTGTCGATCTTCCGCGAGACGGCCAAGGGCTATCCCGAGATCCAGGCCAAGGACGCCAACATCGACGCCATGTGCATGTGGCTGGTCAAAAACCCATTTGATTATGATGTGCTTGTGGCCGAGAACCTTTTCGGCGACATCATCTCCGACCTGGCCGCCCAGCTCGTCGGCGGGCTCGGCTTCGCCGCGGCCGGCAACATCGGCGATAAATACGGCGTCTTCGAGCCCACTCACGGCTCGGCTCCCAAATACGCCGGGATGTACAAGGTCAACCCGATCGCGACATTCCTGGCCGCCAAGCTCATGCTGGAGTGGCTGGGCGAGAAAGCCAAGGCCGTCCAGCTCGAAGCCGCGGTGGCCGAAGTCATCAAAGACGGCCAGGTCCGCACCTACGACATGGGCGGGAAATCCACGACCTTGGACATGGGCCGGGCCGTGGCCGACAAGCTCTAGGAGGCATCGCGCGTGGGACGCACCGTCATCGAAAAGATCATCGCCGGCCATTCCGGGGGGCAGGCCAAGCCGGGCGGCATCGTCTGGATGGATTTGGACATCCGTTCGGCCCGCGATTTCGGCGGCCCGAACGTAGCCAAAAACTACGCCCGGGAGTACGGCGAGGCCGCGCCGGCCGATCCTGCCAAGACTTTTTTCACCTTCGATTTGTGCGCTCCCGCCTGTACCCTGAAATATGCCGACAACCAGCAGGCCTGCCGGAACTTCGCCCGCAAGCACGGCCTGACCGTCTACGATGTCGATAAGGGCATCGGTTCGCATGTCATGATCGAGGAGGCGCTGGCCCGGCCCGGCTCGACCGTCGTCGGCACGGACAGCCATATGAACATCCTGGGGGCCGTCGGATCGTTCGGCCAGGGCATGGGGGATGTGGATATCGCCTTCGCCTTCAAGACCGGGCGAACTTGGTTCGAAGTCCCCGAGAGCGTCAAAGTCGTACTTATGGGACGGCCGTCGCCGGCGGCAGAGGCCAAGGACTTGGCTCTGTTCCTCTGCCGGGAGCTGGGGACCAAGCGGATCGCCCTGCGGTCGGCGGAATTTTTCGGCGAAGCGGTCCGGACCCTCGACCTGGCCGGGCGGATCACGCTCTGCAGCATGATCACCGAGATGGCCGGTATCATCGGCTTCATTCCCGAGCGGAATACGGCGTTCGCCCGCGACGTGGAACGGTTCGGCCTGCGCTCGGGGGCCGACATCGGTCCCGACCCCGACGCCGTCTACGCCGAGACGATCACGCTCGATGTCACGGGCCTAGGCCCTTTGGTGGCGGCGCCGCCTTCGCCCAACACCGTCAAGACGCTGACAGAGGTCCGCGGCATCCGCATCGACTCGGGATTCATCGGCTCCTGCACCAACGGCCGGACCGAGGATTTCGTCCGGGCCGCCGACATCCTGCGCTGCCGCAAGATCAAGCCCGGCGTCATGCTCAAGGTCGTCCCGGCCACCCGCCGCGTCTACCAGGAGCTGTTGGACAAAGGCATCCTCGGCGACCTATTCGCGGCCGGCGCCATCGTCGTCAACCCGGGCTGCGGCGGATGCGCCGAAGGCCATGTCGGATTGACGGGCAAGGGCGAGGTCGAGATCAGCACGGGCAACCGCAATTTCCCCGGCAAGCAGGGCAAGGGGCCGGTCTACCTGGCCTCGCCGGTCGTGGTGGCGGCTTCCTGCCTCAAGGGCGAAATCGCCGGACCGGAGGATGTCTAACATGAAACCCGCCGTCATTCGAGGCCGGATCTGGGCTTTGATCGGTGCGGCCGGAAAATTGATCGAGGACATCGACACCGATCAAATCTTCCACAACGCTCACCTGCACATCACGGACATTGCCCAAATGGGGCCGCTGGCCCTGGGCAACCTGGAAGGCTGGAAAGACTTCCCTCAGCGGGCCAAGCCGGGCGATATCGTCGTCGCGGGCCGTAACTTCGGGGCCGGATCCTCCCGCCAGCAGGCCGTGGATTGTTTTATCGCGCTCGGGATCGCCGCCATCGCCGCCCCTTCCTTCTCGGCCATCTACTTCCGCAACGCGGTGAACTCGGGCTTTCCCGTCGTCCGGACCGATGGGCTGGAGCGGGCGATCGAAACGGGCCTGCTCCGCTCCGGGGACGAGATCGAAATCGATCTTCAAGCGGGGACGGGTAAAGTTCTCGGCCGCGACGGCGCTCTGGTTGTCGAACCGATGGCCTCCGTCCCGTTCGAGATCTACCGGGCCGGCGGGTTGTTCGCCTACGGCCGCCGCGGGAAAAAGCCGGAGGCCCGCTGAGCCCATGCGCATCCTGGCCGTCGACACCACGACGCCGAGCGGCTCGGTCGCCCTCCTCGAGGACGAACGTCTGCTGGGCGAGATCGGGATCGAGTCCGCGGCCACTCATTCGGCCCGCCTGCTTCTTTCCGCCGACCTCCTGCTCAAATCGCACGGCTTGACCATCGGCGATGTCGACGGTTTCGCCGTATCTCCCGGCCCCGGCTCTTTCACCGGTCTGCGGATCGGCTTAAGCACCGTCAAGGCCTTCGCTTTCGCCACGGGCAAGCCTGTGGCCGCGGTCTCGTCCCTGGCCGCCCTGGCCTGGAAGCACCGCGGCGAAAAACCGGGGCTCTTCGGCCCGATGCTCGATGCCAAGAAGGACGAGATCTATGCCGCGCTTTTCGAAGCCGGCCCCGGGCCGCTACGGACGATCGTCCCCGAAGGGGCTTATGCTCCCGAGGACTTTCTGGGCCTGATTCCGCGCCGCCGTTCGATCGTCTTTGCCGGGAGCGGCGTCCCGCTCTGCCGTCGCCGCCTGACGGTCCTCTTGGGCGATAAGGCCCGCTTCTCGGATCGATCCGCCTTCATCGCGGCCGAGATAGGCCGGCTCGGTCTGGATCTGTTGCGGGCGGGCCGGGCCGTCGACGCCGCCTCGCTCGAGCCGCATTACCATCGGCGGTCGCAGGCCGAAGAAGGCCGCTAGGCCATGGCCGAGACAGAGATCGTCGAATTCGATATTCGCCGGATGGTGCCGGCGGACTTGCCCGAAGTGCTGGCCATCGAGCGGCAATCATTCTCCAATCCCTGGCTCGAATCGACCTTCGGCGGCGAAATCCAGAACATGGGGCTGTCCCACCCGATGGTGGCGACGGCCCGCCCGGGCGGCGAAGTGATCGGCTACGTCCTTTATTGGCTGGTCAGCGAAGAAATGCAGATCAACAACGTCGCCGTCCATCCGGATTGGCGCCGCCGCAGGATCGGGGAGCGGATGCTCCGCGCCGTCATGGACGACGCCAAGCGCCGGGGGGCGACCTATGCCATACTTGAAGTCCGGCAATCCAACCGCGCCGCCCGGACCTTGTACGAGCGCACGCTCGGCTTCGGATTCCTGGCTGTTCGCGAAGATTACTACACCCAGCCGACCGAGGATGCGATTGTTTTAGGCCTACCGCTCTGAGCCGTAGTCGACCTTGAGAAGACACAGCCCCTTGGCCGGGGCGGTGGGGGAGGCCAGGGAGCGCTCCCGGCCGGCGAAAATCTCCTCGATCCTCTCGACCGGCACCCGGCCGCGCCCGACTTCGAGCAGGGTGCCGACGATCGTCCGGACCATGTAGCGCAGAAACCCGTCCGCCTCGACGGTGTAGATGATCTCGTCGCCGCGGCGGCGGATCTCCGACCGGGTGACTCGCCGGATCGGGGATCGGTCCCGGTTGGAGGAGAAGCCCTGAAAATCCGCATGCCGGACGAAGAGCGCCGCGGCGCGCCTGAGCTTGGCCAGGTTGAGCGGATGCGGCCAATGAAGGGCGAAGCGCAAGTCGAAGGGGCTGATCGAGGGCGAGGTGACGATTCGATACTGGTAGGTCTTGCCGCGGGCGCTCCGGCGGGCATGGAAGGCCGCGGGTGCCGTCGCCAGCGAAAGGATCCGGATGTCCGGCGGCAGGATGGCGTTGAGAGCCTTGAAGAGCTCCGGTTCGCCCAGCTTGAATTCGGCCTTGAAGCTGGCCGTCTGGCCCAGGGCATGAACGCCCGCGTCCGTCCGCCCGGCGCCGAAAATGGCGATCGGGGTCGCGGCCAGCCGCTCCAGCGCCGCCTCGACCGTGCCCTGGATCGTCCGGCAGGAGGGCTGGCGCTGCCAGCCGAAATAATCCGTCCCATCGTAGCTGAGGACGATGCGGTAGTTATTCATCGTTTCCACTATAGGCAATTCCGTTCACCCCGTCAAAATGATAAAATGATATCCCTTATGAGCGATTTTTCCCTTCGTTTGGGTCGTGCGGCCTGCGCGGCCGTCTGTCTGGGCGCCCTTGCCCTGCCCGCCTGCCGGAAGGACGGGCCGGCGGAGATCGCCGCCATCCGATTCACCGACGCCTTGACGGCCGCCGGAATCGTCGCCAGCCCCCTCGGAGGCCCCGGCGCCTCCGCTCCGGACGAGCGGGCCTACCCCATGCAATCCACGGTCATGCCGGAATCCGGCCGGGGCGAAGACCCTCTCGGCCTCAAACGCAGGGTCAACCTCGGGCTGAGCGATATCCAGATCCTATTCGCGCCGCCCCGAAGCGAGTACGAATGTGCGCTTCCGCTGACCGCAGCCGGGCGGTTGGACTTCGGGGTCGGCATCATTCGAGACGCCAACTCCATCGCCGTCGAAGGCGGCGCGGCGGATGGGGCCGCCGGGGTCAACTTTCTCGTCATTCTCGAATCCCGGGGCCGCAAAAAGGTTCTTTTCGAGCAGCACCTCGACATGCCCGCGACCCGGGAGTCGCGGACCGTCAATTATGCCTGGCACAGCATTCAGGTGCCGGCCCGGGACGAGGCGGCGATCATCCGCCTCGTGACCGCGGGGCAAAAGGGCGCTTTCGGCTTCTGGCATGCCCCGGTTTTCGTCGTTCCCACGCTGCAGGCGCCCAATGTCGTCCTCATCTCCATCGACACCCTTCGCCCCGATCATCTGGGGGCTTACGGCTACGGCCGGCCCGTTTCACCCGCGATCGACGCCCTGGCCGCCGAAAGCGCTCTGTTCAGGAATGTTTATTCCACGGCTTCCTGGACCCTGCCCGCCCATGTCTCCATGATGACCGGGCTGAACGGCATCCGCCACCGCGTCTTCTTCGAGGATGACCGGATGAATCCCCGCATCTCGACCCTGGCGGAAAAGATGAGGGATAAGGGCTATGCCACCCACGCCGTAACCGGCGCGGGGTTCGTCAGCGCGCCCTACGGCTTCGCCAAGGGCTTCGACGAATACGGCATGAGCCAGGTCGACATCAACGATCCGGACTTGGCCGGCGCGGCCGGGAAGGAGGCCGTGGAATGGGTCGAGCGGATCGGCGATCGGCCCTTCTTCCTCTTTCTCCATACCTATCAGGTTCATTGTCCCTATAAAAGCCCGCGTGCCATCCAGGATGTCTTCCTCAAACCGAACCCGCACTGGCGTTCTTTCGATGTCAGCCAAGATCTGGGCGGCCGAGCCGGAATCTTCAAGCCCATGTCGGAGAGTGATCGGGATAACATCGTCGGCCTCTACGACGCCGGCGTCCGGACGACCGACGAAAACATGATCAAGCCTCTCCTCGACTTCCTGCGGCGGAAGGGGATCTATGATCGGACGCTGATCGTCCTGACCAGCGACCACGGCGACGAGTTCTACGAGCACGGCGGGTGGAACCACACCCACAACCTCTACGACGAGCTGATCCGGGTGCCGCTCATCATCAAAATGCCGGCCGGGACCCACGCCGGCCAACGGTTGGAC
The genomic region above belongs to Candidatus Aminicenantes bacterium and contains:
- a CDS encoding isocitrate/isopropylmalate dehydrogenase family protein; amino-acid sequence: MSKYRIAILPGDGVGKEVVEATLIVLNKLGVDADYVYGDIGWEFWCREGNALPERTTKMLKETDACLFGAITSKPNADALAELDPVLRGKGLSYFSPIVRLRQEFDLYSNLRPCKAYPGNPLNFRDGIDMVIFRENTEGMYAGVEFFPLPVAVRDALAVHPKMKPFLNVPLDQIALSTRIMTRKGCERICRAAFDFARQAKRRSVTCVEKPNVLRETGGLMLSIFRETAKGYPEIQAKDANIDAMCMWLVKNPFDYDVLVAENLFGDIISDLAAQLVGGLGFAAAGNIGDKYGVFEPTHGSAPKYAGMYKVNPIATFLAAKLMLEWLGEKAKAVQLEAAVAEVIKDGQVRTYDMGGKSTTLDMGRAVADKL
- a CDS encoding aconitase/3-isopropylmalate dehydratase large subunit family protein — protein: MGRTVIEKIIAGHSGGQAKPGGIVWMDLDIRSARDFGGPNVAKNYAREYGEAAPADPAKTFFTFDLCAPACTLKYADNQQACRNFARKHGLTVYDVDKGIGSHVMIEEALARPGSTVVGTDSHMNILGAVGSFGQGMGDVDIAFAFKTGRTWFEVPESVKVVLMGRPSPAAEAKDLALFLCRELGTKRIALRSAEFFGEAVRTLDLAGRITLCSMITEMAGIIGFIPERNTAFARDVERFGLRSGADIGPDPDAVYAETITLDVTGLGPLVAAPPSPNTVKTLTEVRGIRIDSGFIGSCTNGRTEDFVRAADILRCRKIKPGVMLKVVPATRRVYQELLDKGILGDLFAAGAIVVNPGCGGCAEGHVGLTGKGEVEISTGNRNFPGKQGKGPVYLASPVVVAASCLKGEIAGPEDV
- a CDS encoding 3-isopropylmalate dehydratase, whose amino-acid sequence is MKPAVIRGRIWALIGAAGKLIEDIDTDQIFHNAHLHITDIAQMGPLALGNLEGWKDFPQRAKPGDIVVAGRNFGAGSSRQQAVDCFIALGIAAIAAPSFSAIYFRNAVNSGFPVVRTDGLERAIETGLLRSGDEIEIDLQAGTGKVLGRDGALVVEPMASVPFEIYRAGGLFAYGRRGKKPEAR
- the tsaB gene encoding tRNA (adenosine(37)-N6)-threonylcarbamoyltransferase complex dimerization subunit type 1 TsaB, whose translation is MRILAVDTTTPSGSVALLEDERLLGEIGIESAATHSARLLLSADLLLKSHGLTIGDVDGFAVSPGPGSFTGLRIGLSTVKAFAFATGKPVAAVSSLAALAWKHRGEKPGLFGPMLDAKKDEIYAALFEAGPGPLRTIVPEGAYAPEDFLGLIPRRRSIVFAGSGVPLCRRRLTVLLGDKARFSDRSAFIAAEIGRLGLDLLRAGRAVDAASLEPHYHRRSQAEEGR
- the rimI gene encoding ribosomal protein S18-alanine N-acetyltransferase, which produces MAETEIVEFDIRRMVPADLPEVLAIERQSFSNPWLESTFGGEIQNMGLSHPMVATARPGGEVIGYVLYWLVSEEMQINNVAVHPDWRRRRIGERMLRAVMDDAKRRGATYAILEVRQSNRAARTLYERTLGFGFLAVREDYYTQPTEDAIVLGLPL
- the truA gene encoding tRNA pseudouridine(38-40) synthase TruA, with the translated sequence MNNYRIVLSYDGTDYFGWQRQPSCRTIQGTVEAALERLAATPIAIFGAGRTDAGVHALGQTASFKAEFKLGEPELFKALNAILPPDIRILSLATAPAAFHARRSARGKTYQYRIVTSPSISPFDLRFALHWPHPLNLAKLRRAAALFVRHADFQGFSSNRDRSPIRRVTRSEIRRRGDEIIYTVEADGFLRYMVRTIVGTLLEVGRGRVPVERIEEIFAGRERSLASPTAPAKGLCLLKVDYGSER
- a CDS encoding sulfatase — protein: MSDFSLRLGRAACAAVCLGALALPACRKDGPAEIAAIRFTDALTAAGIVASPLGGPGASAPDERAYPMQSTVMPESGRGEDPLGLKRRVNLGLSDIQILFAPPRSEYECALPLTAAGRLDFGVGIIRDANSIAVEGGAADGAAGVNFLVILESRGRKKVLFEQHLDMPATRESRTVNYAWHSIQVPARDEAAIIRLVTAGQKGAFGFWHAPVFVVPTLQAPNVVLISIDTLRPDHLGAYGYGRPVSPAIDALAAESALFRNVYSTASWTLPAHVSMMTGLNGIRHRVFFEDDRMNPRISTLAEKMRDKGYATHAVTGAGFVSAPYGFAKGFDEYGMSQVDINDPDLAGAAGKEAVEWVERIGDRPFFLFLHTYQVHCPYKSPRAIQDVFLKPNPHWRSFDVSQDLGGRAGIFKPMSESDRDNIVGLYDAGVRTTDENMIKPLLDFLRRKGIYDRTLIVLTSDHGDEFYEHGGWNHTHNLYDELIRVPLIIKMPAGTHAGQRLDPIVRLTDIMPTILDIVGAPYDPAAIDGRSLMPVLEGQETADRVFQAEFAEDVVEVNIPQRVAVNQGKLKLVLNQPYSEAQLKFFAYPPRIPTAVELFDLQADPGEQRDIDGEPGRAEIVRTLVRRAQEIGALIPKREKGRSKIDPELERQLRALGYIR